A single region of the Streptomyces virginiae genome encodes:
- a CDS encoding immune inhibitor A domain-containing protein — MAACATSATFFTVTAAQAEGKAPAAPAADRQDPTSPSKVVEHDLKGPFSDQQAKQRAAALDQVLTGKKGVEQRGASKVVKLDDKKYVELGREKTDKIFTILVEFGDQVDNTTMYDPDGPGPKPEAPKYGGTPGPLHNTIAQPDRAKDNSTAWRKDFSRQYFQDLYFATGQGKESLKTYYEKTSSGRYSVEGEVADWVKVPYNEGRYGSNYCGQTNCSNVWDTVKDGVTAWSEAQKKAGKTDAQIKAQLSQYDQWDRYDFDNDGNFNEPDGYIDHFQIVHAGEDESAGGGVQGTTALWAHRWYAYGTAAGKTGPDNNKAGGTQIGSTGIWVGDYTMQPENGGLGVFAHEYGHDLGLPDLYDTTGGGDNSVGFWSLMSAGSWLGKGKDSIGDTPGDMTAWDKLQLGWLNYDTAKAATKSTHKLGVSAFNTKDKQALVVELPKKQVKTEVVKPAEGSTQWWSNMGDDLKNTLTRSVDLTGKKSAALSLKGWWDIEADYDYLYTEVSTDGGATWTALAGTADGTALPVDASGSPSLTGVSGAWKSLNFPLDAYAGKKVDLRFRYQTDGGAGGKGFAADAISLTADGSALFTDGAENGDNGWTGKGFSRIGADFSKEYAQRYIAENRRYVSSDSTLKVGPYNFGFGNTKPDWVEHYPYQDGLLIWQWDTSQKDNNTSVHPGQGLILPIDANAKPMKWADGTLLRNKIQPYDATFSAYSTDAFTLHKNGEELFLKPKPANLVFDDHKGKYYYDENPTGSVKVTDTNTKIKILKESYDGEVMTIEVGPSSK; from the coding sequence ATGGCCGCTTGTGCGACAAGCGCCACCTTCTTCACCGTTACCGCGGCTCAGGCCGAGGGTAAGGCTCCGGCCGCCCCGGCGGCCGACCGGCAGGACCCGACCTCGCCTTCGAAGGTCGTCGAGCACGACCTCAAGGGCCCGTTCAGCGACCAGCAGGCCAAGCAGCGCGCGGCCGCCCTGGACCAGGTCCTGACCGGCAAGAAGGGCGTCGAGCAGCGTGGCGCCTCCAAGGTCGTCAAGCTCGACGACAAGAAGTACGTCGAGCTCGGCCGCGAGAAGACCGACAAGATCTTCACGATCCTCGTCGAGTTCGGCGACCAGGTCGACAACACGACCATGTACGACCCGGACGGCCCGGGCCCCAAGCCCGAGGCGCCCAAGTACGGCGGTACCCCCGGTCCGCTGCACAACACGATCGCCCAGCCTGACCGCGCCAAGGACAACAGCACCGCCTGGCGCAAGGACTTCAGCCGTCAGTACTTCCAGGACCTGTACTTCGCGACGGGTCAGGGCAAGGAGTCGCTGAAGACCTACTACGAGAAGACCTCCTCGGGCCGTTACTCGGTCGAGGGCGAGGTCGCCGACTGGGTCAAGGTCCCGTACAACGAGGGCCGTTACGGCTCCAACTACTGCGGCCAGACCAACTGCTCCAACGTGTGGGACACCGTCAAGGACGGCGTCACCGCATGGTCGGAGGCCCAGAAGAAGGCCGGCAAGACCGACGCCCAGATCAAGGCGCAGCTGTCCCAGTACGACCAGTGGGACCGCTACGACTTCGACAACGACGGCAACTTCAACGAGCCCGACGGCTACATCGACCACTTCCAGATCGTCCACGCGGGCGAGGACGAGTCGGCCGGTGGCGGCGTTCAGGGCACGACCGCGCTGTGGGCGCACCGCTGGTACGCCTACGGCACCGCGGCGGGCAAGACCGGCCCGGACAACAACAAGGCCGGCGGCACCCAGATCGGCAGCACCGGCATCTGGGTCGGCGACTACACGATGCAGCCCGAGAACGGCGGCCTCGGTGTCTTCGCGCACGAGTACGGTCACGACCTCGGTCTGCCGGACCTCTACGACACCACCGGTGGCGGCGACAACAGCGTCGGCTTCTGGTCCCTGATGTCGGCCGGTTCCTGGCTCGGCAAGGGCAAGGACTCCATCGGTGACACCCCGGGCGACATGACCGCCTGGGACAAGCTCCAGCTGGGCTGGCTGAACTACGACACGGCCAAGGCCGCGACGAAGTCCACCCACAAGCTGGGCGTGTCGGCGTTCAACACCAAGGACAAGCAGGCGCTGGTCGTCGAGCTGCCGAAGAAGCAGGTCAAGACCGAGGTCGTCAAGCCGGCCGAGGGCTCCACCCAGTGGTGGAGCAACATGGGTGACGACCTCAAGAACACCCTGACCCGCTCGGTCGACCTGACCGGCAAGAAGTCCGCCGCCCTGTCCCTCAAGGGCTGGTGGGACATCGAGGCCGACTACGACTACCTCTACACCGAGGTGTCCACGGACGGCGGCGCCACCTGGACCGCGCTGGCCGGCACCGCCGACGGCACGGCCCTCCCGGTCGACGCCTCCGGCAGCCCGTCGCTCACCGGTGTCTCGGGTGCCTGGAAGTCGCTGAACTTCCCGCTCGACGCCTACGCGGGCAAGAAGGTCGACCTCCGCTTCCGCTACCAGACGGACGGCGGCGCGGGCGGCAAGGGCTTCGCGGCCGACGCCATCTCCCTGACCGCGGACGGCTCCGCGCTGTTCACCGACGGCGCCGAGAACGGCGACAACGGCTGGACCGGCAAGGGCTTCTCGCGCATCGGCGCCGACTTCTCCAAGGAGTACGCGCAGCGTTACATCGCGGAGAACCGCCGCTACGTGTCGTCCGACTCCACCCTCAAGGTGGGCCCGTACAACTTCGGCTTCGGCAACACCAAGCCGGACTGGGTCGAGCACTACCCGTACCAGGACGGTCTGCTCATCTGGCAGTGGGACACCAGCCAGAAGGACAACAACACCAGCGTCCACCCGGGCCAGGGTCTGATCCTCCCGATCGACGCCAACGCCAAGCCCATGAAGTGGGCGGACGGCACGCTGCTCCGCAACAAGATCCAGCCGTACGACGCCACCTTCAGCGCGTACTCCACGGATGCGTTCACCCTGCACAAGAACGGCGAGGAGCTCTTCCTCAAGCCGAAGCCCGCGAACCTGGTCTTCGACGACCACAAGGGCAAGTACTACTACGACGAGAACCCGACCGGATCGGTGAAGGTCACTGACACCAACACCAAGATCAAGATCCTGAAGGAGTCCTACGACGGCGAGGTCATGACCATCGAGGTCGGCCCCTCCTCGAAGTAA
- a CDS encoding RDD family protein produces the protein MSTDQPPGQPPEDDPFLKKPQEPTPPSGGSPYGSPPPGSGGPPPPPGGPPGGPGGGGGYPPPPPPYGGGGDPYGGSGGYGMPDPLAGMPPLADFGKRLLARIIDVVIIAIPLALIQWAFGANRYRYDTDQGEDIGDVFSKSYSGSGLIMTLISIIAYVGYDWWFTKKNGQTVGKKAMRLRVAMLNDGSVPNSNAALSRAAVLWLPTLICCACLWPIALVVSILVDKPYKQGLHDKVAKTVVVQATG, from the coding sequence ATGAGTACCGACCAACCGCCGGGCCAGCCGCCCGAGGACGACCCGTTCCTCAAGAAGCCCCAGGAACCGACGCCTCCGTCGGGCGGTTCGCCGTACGGCTCGCCGCCCCCCGGCAGCGGTGGTCCGCCGCCCCCGCCCGGAGGTCCGCCCGGCGGTCCGGGCGGTGGCGGGGGATACCCGCCCCCTCCGCCCCCGTACGGCGGTGGCGGGGACCCGTACGGCGGGAGCGGCGGCTACGGCATGCCCGATCCGCTCGCCGGGATGCCCCCGCTCGCCGACTTCGGCAAGCGGCTCCTCGCGCGCATCATCGACGTCGTGATCATCGCCATTCCGCTGGCCCTCATCCAGTGGGCGTTCGGCGCGAACCGCTACCGGTACGACACCGACCAGGGCGAGGACATCGGCGATGTCTTCAGCAAGTCCTACAGCGGCAGCGGCCTGATCATGACCCTGATCTCGATCATCGCGTACGTCGGCTACGACTGGTGGTTCACCAAGAAGAACGGCCAGACGGTCGGCAAGAAGGCGATGCGCCTGCGCGTCGCGATGCTCAACGACGGCAGCGTGCCGAACTCCAACGCCGCCCTGTCGCGCGCCGCCGTGCTCTGGCTGCCGACCCTGATCTGCTGCGCCTGCCTGTGGCCGATCGCGCTGGTCGTCTCGATCCTGGTCGACAAGCCCTACAAGCAGGGCCTGCACGACAAGGTCGCCAAGACCGTGGTGGTCCAGGCCACCGGCTAG